GCCGGAGAAGAAGCAAAGTAGATTCCGGCAGTGGAACAAAGCGGTCTTTACAGCCTTTGCCTCGATGCACATGAATCATCATTCTCTGGGAATCGATATCAGATACCTGCAGGTAGAGGGCTTCCTGGAGTCTGAGCCCGCAGGTATAGACCGTGGACAGGTAAACGTAGTTGTGAAAGGTATGGACCCGGGCCAGCATCTTGTTGATTTCTTCTCTGGTCAGGACACAGGGCAGCCTTTTTTCTCTTTTTGCTCCCAGGTAGGAGGAGATATGCCAGTCCTGCTTGAGAACATTGATAAAGAAGAATTTAACCCCGCTGTATGCGATACGCAGAGTGGCCGGAGCCCACTGATCAACATTTCTTCGGTGCAGGAAGTAGTCTTCCAGTTCCTGCTCAGAAATCCGGTCTGGGGTTTTGCCATAAAAATCGACAAGCTTTCGAATTGACCTGGTGTAGCAT
The sequence above is drawn from the Desulfonatronovibrio magnus genome and encodes:
- a CDS encoding site-specific integrase; translation: MMKDYYQRSMKALQLAGMSERTQECYTRSIRKLVDFYGKTPDRISEQELEDYFLHRRNVDQWAPATLRIAYSGVKFFFINVLKQDWHISSYLGAKREKRLPCVLTREEINKMLARVHTFHNYVYLSTVYTCGLRLQEALYLQVSDIDSQRMMIHVHRGKGCKDRFVPLPESTLLLLRQYWKTHRNPKLIFPALGRGHNLGPTSLTPMAIDSVQGAFRKARFAAGITKRRVSIHTLRHSYATHLLEAGVNIRIIQNYLGHAQLMTTMVYLHLSRNGQEDACQRINDLMKGF